The genomic stretch GACCCGCAAAACGCGCTCGCCGATGCGGATGAAACGCTTGCGGCGCTTGCTCTTGTAGGTTCTCCGTCGCATATTCGTGCCCCAAGTCCTAAGGGTCATGCGGTCGTAGGGGACTGCGGGAAGAGAGCCGCAGTAGATACATTTGAAAAAATCGCCAAACAAGGCAGCCCTATTTAGGCTAAAACTAGTGTACACAGATTTAAAAGGTAGACTAGCTTTAACAATGTGGCCCAGCTTAGTCAAGTTGGccataaattaatttgaatGTTCTGCTTACATCCGATACACCACCAACGTAGATTTCGCGTATTTATTTAAGCGTTTCGTGCccatataataattattaaacagATAAAGGGTGGAAGGATGCTATGTCATTAAAGGAAGTGGTAAAAATAGATAGTGTGTCAGTCGCGTATTGGACTAGGAATCCCGTAACCCTACAGGTTATTCTGAATAACagatataataaatagtaagTAGAtgcaaattaaaaattaagtggactttaaaaataaaacctCCAATTCGTCCTGGTGTGTGGACTTTCTACAGACGATGTGGACATAACCGCCCGAGTTCGGCCGAACTGAACAATAATAGTGTTGTGATACAACGTACCTTGAACGAGCGGCTCGGAACACATCTTATTTTCAGACAATACGTACAAGGACATTATGAAAACCTCAGTCTCCCTCAGAAGAACCTCACTAAAAACGGACTTATGCCATAAACAAATACCATGACTTCTTGAACAGGCCGTAAACAGTATCCTTTGAAATAATGCCGTTGTTTACCTTCAATAACTCGAAAGATTCCGAGCTGCCCTCAGAGCCAGGGTCTGAGTCCTACAGACACTATGTTGACTTCAAAACATACTTTTAGGCTCCGAAGACCCAAATTGTCGATGAACCCTAGTATGTTACTCAGGGGCGAGTTATTCTCGTTTAGGTCTTCCAAATCAGAGTGGACGTTCTTCTTGTTCAGCTCATGTATCATGTTCTTGACAGTTTGCTCGTTCTTGGTGCTATTCTTCTTAACAGCgttgaaaattttaacgaAAACATCCCTGTTCCTCTCAAGAGCCTCCAACTTAAACCTCAGTTCAGGTTTGAAGGTCTCAAGTCTGCGGCGTTTTTTTCTATACACCTGTGTGTCCCCTGACTCTTTGAGTAAATTCAGATTATCATTGAGAAACTTGAGACTAAATCTGTGCTGAGCCTTTAAACTGGTGTTAAAATGTTCGTCTTTTGATCCTATGTGTACCTGAACGATTATTGATGAGGACAGTTGACTACCCTGGTGTGTTGAAATTGGGAATTGCACTGAGAAATTTTAAACCCAGAGGAAGTTTTCTCAAATAACTCCTCAAGTTTCCCGTAGTCTATTCCATTCGGAGCTTCAGAAGAGAGAACGACAGTGGTTGGGGATATTTTTGATAAGCTATGTTGCAGGCGCTGGTACAGTTTAGAGTCCTTACTGGTGTATTTAGGGTCCGTTAAATCTATTTCAACGGTAACAGAATCCTCTAAATTAAGTATAATTAGAGATCAAACActtgtgtttttaattatttaccGCTGTCCTTAGTATTCAAAtacatgaaaataaattgtatattaaaggTAACCtatgtgttaatataaaaattacctTTATTGCGATCGACTAGTTTACAATTGGAGAGACCCAGGGTCCTAAACACCTCCAAATCCAGCTAAACAAGAGTGAAATTACGATTAAATTACCACTAAATATAGCAATCCCTTggaatttattaaaaatctGATCTTGGACGAGGGCGTGTGATATACATTGAACAGGGATATCCTCTTCGGGATCAAAAACGCAGTAACAAAATGGACTTTGGTTAAATCAGTGAGTGAAACATTGTGAATAAGACAGCTGGAATCCtgtaaaaatcaaattagCGAAGTAATAGAAGAAGAAATGTACTTagctacacatttaagtaacaactaaaaaatatactttttgcgataaaaaTTCGTtttgaaatttatttaaaaccgAGTTATCCCTAAAAGGGTAGGACAAAGTCGCCtagaaattttaaattttaaggaAGGACCGAATAATCTGTCATAAAGtagataaattaaaatgtaaaaataacatacacatttaataaaatttccCTGGTAAATCAACTCCTTAGTTGTCACATATAAAGTTTCCATAGACCTTATGTACGAATTTTGGGATTTTGTGTTAAGGACAATAAAGCGGAAATCGAAGGACGAAGGCAAGTTGTCTTTTGACATTTAAGCTCGTAATGCATTGAATAATCTAGGtatagataaaaattataataaatttataatataaacaaaaattgtaatggtaaaatatataaaaattaaaaaaatacaataaatgGGTCTTTCAGCTAACACATATCAATCAACGAAAGTGGaatcaaaaatataaataaatagatcataaaaatatgatggAAGGGCGGAAGGGATCTGTGTGTGATTGGTGAATTTAACAAgtataaatcaaatttgcACTCTTAATCGAAATTCAAGGTTGATaataatcaatatttaAGATCATCTTGTCAATATCATAAAGAATTTGGGTTGATTGATGGTTCAATAAAGGTATGAGACGGCATTCTATGCCGTGACGAGTGCATTGCTCCTATGTAAACATGCATCACAAATTGTAGGGCAGGAACATATGTATGGTAAATCAGTTGTTTCTAATTGCATTCGCTAACTTAAGTTCCTTGCTTTCAAACAGTTCTATAAGTtaagtttaatatttaaattatattgtaaACCACACTTGTATACTTTAACTAGATAATTTGCTATGTTGTCCAAGAGAACGTTCAACGTACTTTGCCTAGGATACTTCCTTATCGTCTCTGCTACCGCCGCAGAGGAAAAAAAAGATGCAAAGGCtgaagagaagaaggacTTAACTCTCGAAGTTAACGCCACCGCAGCCGAACATTTTAAAGTCGACGCCTCAAACGCCAACGACGTCGTTTTTACTGCCGAAGAGGGATACCGCGTCAAGACACTCAAGGTCGGAGATAAGAACCTGTATACCGTAGATACTTCCAAGTTCACCCCAACTGTCGCCCACAGACTGAAGCATGCTGACGACCTGTTCTTCAAGCTCAACCTGTCCCACGCAAAGCCATTGCTGTTCAAGAAGAAGACTGACAAGGATTGGGTTCAATTCAGCTTCGCCCAGTACCTCGATGAAGTTGTatggaaggagaagaaggaagtaaAAGACCTCGACGCATCCAAGTTCGCAGACGCAGGTCTTTTCGCCGCTGAGGCTTTCGGTACCGGAAAGGTGTACAACTTCATTGGAAACTTCAAGGTCAAGAAGGTCATGTTCGAGGAGAAGGACGTTGGAGATTCAAACAAGGCCAAATACACCGCTGTCAAAGTTTACGTCGGTTCCGATGAGAAGAAAGTCGTAAGACTCGACTACTTCTACACTGGTGATGAGAGATTCAAGGAGGTTTACTTCAAATTGGTAGACGGAAAATGGAAGAAGGTTGAGCAGAGCGAGGCAAACAAGGATTTGCACGCCATGAACAGTGCTTGGCCTTCGGACTACAAGCCTCTTGTCGACAAGTTCTCACCACTTGCCGTTCTCAGCGCGGTTCTCATCGCCTCCCTCGCAGTATTCTATTATCTCTAGGCGCACTGAGTCTCACATATTATCGacgtttaaaataacaattgaTAATTTGTACAAGACTGTacatgtatgtgtataagtaTATGCATGTTTGCAATGTGTCGAAGCCTAACGTGTTCACACTGAAGACCTAGGCTCAGTCGCACTACGAGTAAAACGTACAAATTAAcgattttaaaacacaGAGGCGGATTCCTGAAGTGTCAAACTGGTGTTTCAGTAGATATGTTAGAGCAGACAGGAGACGAGCCCGCAGCAAATTTTCGTAAAGACTGAATCTTCCTCGTCGACCTCGTCGACCTCCTTGTCAACTCGGTTCCTATCTAAACTATATGGACTACGAACTTACAAACTATCTCACTGAACTCACGGACTGCGTCGTACTCCTCGTCGACGATCTCGCCGTATTCAACCTCAGCC from Theileria orientalis strain Shintoku DNA, chromosome 1, complete genome encodes the following:
- a CDS encoding major piroplasm surface protein, yielding MLSKRTFNVLCLGYFLIVSATAAEEKKDAKAEEKKDLTLEVNATAAEHFKVDASNANDVVFTAEEGYRVKTLKVGDKNLYTVDTSKFTPTVAHRLKHADDLFFKLNLSHAKPLLFKKKTDKDWVQFSFAQYLDEVVWKEKKEVKDLDASKFADAGLFAAEAFGTGKVYNFIGNFKVKKVMFEEKDVGDSNKAKYTAVKVYVGSDEKKVVRLDYFYTGDERFKEVYFKLVDGKWKKVEQSEANKDLHAMNSAWPSDYKPLVDKFSPLAVLSAVLIASLAVFYYL